CGGCCCCGCGTCGGGACATCGCCCCTCGCGACCGCCCACGGAGAGAATTGAGCAATCGCCTCTTTAGACAGAGCCCCAGTTCGAGCTGGATATCGCTTGAGTATTGAAACCGCGCGCGCTTGCGTACGCGTTTCGCGGGGGGAGCTCGTGCAGCGCTTCCCAAAACAGCCGCAATCTGCCCGCACAGGAGATCGTCCACGGCTGAACGGATTGATTCCCGCTGCCGGCACGGGCATGGTCTTGGCGCGCTTTCGTCAGGACGCGTTCAAGGCATCTTCGCTGCGGCGGAGTTCGCTATCGAGGTTTCAAGACACCCCGCACGCAGCATAGCCCGCTCCGAGACATGAACGCCCATCCCGAGTTCGCACAGCCGCTCGAGCCGCTCTCCCCCGAGTCAGCCGCCCTGCTCGTCGATCTCGGCATCGAGCCGCCGATCCAGCCGGTCGATTCGCGCCAGCAGCCGCTCGACCGGCGCGGCGTCTCGCTGCGCTGGCTCTTCGCCTGCGCCCTGGTCGGGTCCTGCGGCGCGGCCTTGCTGGGTGCGGCGATCCTCGTCGCCATGCGGGGCGACACAAGCTATCCCGAGCAGCCCGAGACCGTCGCCGTGCGCTCATCCTCGGCGGCGGGAGAGGGCGGCGGCGCGCGCAAGGCCGACAAGCTGGTCGCCGATCAGCCGATCATGTCGGCGCGCCATACGCTGCGTGCGCCGATGTCCCAGAAAGTCGGCAACCGCGAGGTGATCCGCGTACGCCCCTTCGTCCGGCTCGCATCGGACCTGTCACTGACCACCGGCGTCTATGCGAGCAATATCCCGCCTTTCAATCCGCTCCGCCTTTTCGCCGAAGGCGGGCAGCCGGAAGAGCGCTATGCCGAGCCGGCCCAGGATATGCCCGACGCGGACGTCACCATCGTCAAACGCGATCTCGGCGACATCGTCATCCCCGCGGGCAAACCGCAGCTGAGCGACACCGACGTCATCTCCCAGATCGAGGAAGAGCGCGCGAACCTGGCGAATTCGGGCCGCCAGCGCGCCCTGCCGATCCCGCCGCAGCTGATGCTCAGCCGCACCCTGACCGGCGGAGCTGTCGGTGGCGGCGATATCCTCGCCTATGCGCCGGCAACCGATACGCGCTTTTCCGGCATCGAGGTCCGCGTCGTTCCCGAGAACGTCACCAACGCGCCGAAGACGCCGATTCCGGCCTCCCGCGAACCGCTCGTCGAGGACAAGCTGGTGATGGCCAAGCGCGGCGAGAACTTCGAGCAGGTCATGCGCGGCACCGGCGCCACGCCCGAGCAGATCCGCACCATGATCACGGCCTTCGGCGGCAAGGTCCGGACCACCGCCCTGCCCGACGGCCAGGTCCTTCAGGTGCTCTACGCACCCGGTCCGCGCCCCGGCGATGCGCGCCAGATCATGCGTGTCTCGCTGCTGAGCAACGGCCAGCCGGATGGCATGATCGCCATGAACGACAAGGGCGCCTTCGTCGCCGTCGACCTGCCGCGTCAGAATCTGGCCATCCCGCGGCCGCAACGGCAGGAGACCGAGGAAGAGGACGAGAATGAGGGCGCCGGTGGCGCACGACTCTATGAGAGCCTCTACGAGACCGGCGCGCGCCACGATCTCCCGCGGCCGCTCATCGACGAGCTCGTCCGCATCTTCTCCTACGATCTCGATTTCCAGCAGCGCGTCCATGGCGGCGACAATCTGGAGGTGATCTTCACCGAGGAGGACGAGGGCGAGCGGGCCGAGATCCTTTCCGCGTCGCTGACGGTGAATGGCGAGACGCGCCGGGTCTTCCGCTACCAGGCGCCGGATGACGGGCTGATCGAGTATTTCGACGACGAGGGCAAATCGCTGAAGAAGTTCCTGCTGCGCAAGCCGATCGCCGATGGCGAGCTGCGCTCGGGCTTCGGCATGCGCTACCACCCGATCATGCGCTATTCGAAGATGCATACCGGCATCGACTGGGCCAACCGGATCGGTACGCCGATCCTCGCCGCCGGCAACGGCGTCGTCACCAAGGCGGGCTGGTCCTCAGGCTACGGCAAGCACACCGAGATCCAGCACGCCAACGGCTACGTCACCACCTATTCGCACCAGTCGAACTTCGCCTCCGGCATCGTGCCCGGCGCCAAGGTCCGCCAGGGCCAGATCATCGGCTATCTCGGCTCCACCGGCCTGTCGACCGGCCCGCATCTACATTACGAGGTGCTGGTCAACGGCAACTTCGTCAATCCGATGAAGATTCGCGTGCCCCGCGGGCGTGAGCTGCAGGGTCCGACCCTCGGCGAATTCAAGCGCCAGCGCGACGAGATTCGCGGCCTCATCGAGAAGGCGGGCGGAGCGGTCGCACAGTTGCGCTGAGCGCATGCCCGCCTGGCAATCGGGCGCTCGCCACGCTTCTGCCGCTTGACACCATCGCCTTGAGACGACACCGCCTGATCAGGCGCCTTTCTCTCGTGATGCGGGTCCCCCGCCGATGCTCGCTTCCCTTCTCGTCGTCCTGCCCGTCTTCGGGCTGATCGGCCTCGGCTATGTCGCGCGCTGGACGAAGCTCCTGCGCGAGACGACGGGCGAAGGCCTGTCCGATTTCGTCTTCGTGCTGGCCGTTCCCTGCCTGCTGTTCCGGACGCTGGCCAAGGCGGACATTCCGGTGACCCAGCCCTGGGGCTACTGGATCGCCTATTTCGCGGGGCTCGCGGTAGTCTGGGCGCTGGCGATGCTGATCGCCAGCAAGTTCTTCGCGCGGAAGGGACCGGAGTTGGTGGTCTCCGGCTTTGCCGCCGCGCAGTCGAACACGGTTTTCGTTGGCGTCCCGATGATCCTGAAGGCCTATGGCGATGCCGGCGCGGTGCCGCTCGGCCTGCTGCTCGCCATCCATCTTCCCGTGACGATGACGGTCGCGACGCTGCTGGCCGAAGGCCGCTCCGCCTCGGTGCCGCAGCTGATCAAGCGGCTCTTCACCCACCCGATCATCATCGGCATTCTCCTCGGCTCCGCCGTGCGCCCCTTCATCGGCCTGATCCCGGAGCCGGCCTGGACGCTGGTCGATCTGCTGGCGGGAGCAGCCGTTCCCTGCGCGCTGATCAGCCTCGGCATCGCCATGCGCCGCTACGGGCTGGAATCGGGCCTCGCCCTGCCGGCCGTGCTGAGCGGGCTGAAACTCGGCCTGCACCCGCTGCTGGTCTATTGGCTCGCGACGAAGGTCTTCGAGATGCCGGCCCATTGGTCCGGCGTCGCCGTGCTGTTCGCGGCCTGTCCCTGTGGCATCAACGCCTATCTCTTCGCCGAGCGCTACCGGCAGGGCGTCGCCGATGCGTCGAGCGCGATCACGCTTTCGACCCTGCTGTCGCTGTTCACGACCGCGGCTTGGCTGACCTATCTCGGCGTCGGCTGATTCGTTCAGGCGAAGCCGAGCCGCCGCCGGATTTCGGCCGGCCCGACGCCATCTGCTCTCAGCTCCGCGAGGCTTTCCGACCGCCGGCTCTTGGCGAGCTTGCGCCCGTCATCGTCGAGCAGCAGGCGATGAAAATGATAGAGCGGGGTCGGCAGCCCGAGCACGCGCTGCAGCACGACATGGATATCGGTCGCGGCTTCGAGGTCGCGGCCGCGCACGACATGCGTCACGCCCTGCAAGCCGTCGTCGACGACGACCGCAAGGTGATAGCTCGTCGGCACGTCCTTGCGCGCGAGCACGACATCGCCCCAGCGCCCGGGCCTGGCCGGTGCGACCTGGCTGGAACCTGCAGCGTCGAAAACCGTGTAGCTCAACTCCTCTCCGGCCAAAGCGATGGCGCTGGACATATCGAGGCGCAGCACATGCGGCTCGCCGGCCGCGACGCGCATGGCTGCTTCGTTTGGATCCAGTACCTTGCAACGGCCGGGATAAAGGGGCGCGCCATCGGGATCGAGTGGCCAGGGCGGCCCGGATGCCGCTTCGCGCTCCATCACTTCGGCACGAATCTCCTGCCGCGAGCAGAAGCAGGGATAGACCAGCCCACGCGCCTGCAGGACACCGAGAGCCTCCGCGTAATCGTCGAAATGCTGCGATTGCCTGCGGACATCCGGCTCGAAGGCGATCCCGAGCCAATCGAGGTCCGCGACGATCCCTTCGACGAATTCCGGCCTCGAGCGGGTGAGATCGATATCCTCGATCCGCAGCAGGAGATGCCCGCCCACCTGCCGGGCAAGCGCCTCGTTGGTCAGCGCCGAAAGGGCATGGCCGAGATGCAGCCTTCCGTTCGGGCTCGGCGCGAAGCGGAAGACCGGCTTGCCGGAATCGGGTGGAATGGACGCCATCGACCCTGTCTAGGGATTGCCATGCCGCGCGCCAAGCGGCTCCCTCGCTGCTGACGCAACCCGGCTCCTGCGCCATCAAGGCTCTCGTCATGACCGAACGAATCACCTGCGACAGCGACCTCGAAGAAGGCATGGCAGCTCTGGCCGCGATGCATCCGCATTGGAACGCCGTCGTCGCGCGCACCGGCCTGCCCCCGCTCAGGTTGCGCGAAGGCGGCTTCCCCGGCCTCGCCGCCATCATCGTCTCGCAGCAATTGTCGGTCGCGAGCGCCCGCGCCGTCTGGAACCGCTTCGAAAGCGTCTTCGTCCCGTTGACGCCGGAACGGGTGC
Above is a genomic segment from Bosea sp. NBC_00550 containing:
- a CDS encoding AEC family transporter; amino-acid sequence: MLASLLVVLPVFGLIGLGYVARWTKLLRETTGEGLSDFVFVLAVPCLLFRTLAKADIPVTQPWGYWIAYFAGLAVVWALAMLIASKFFARKGPELVVSGFAAAQSNTVFVGVPMILKAYGDAGAVPLGLLLAIHLPVTMTVATLLAEGRSASVPQLIKRLFTHPIIIGILLGSAVRPFIGLIPEPAWTLVDLLAGAAVPCALISLGIAMRRYGLESGLALPAVLSGLKLGLHPLLVYWLATKVFEMPAHWSGVAVLFAACPCGINAYLFAERYRQGVADASSAITLSTLLSLFTTAAWLTYLGVG
- the gluQRS gene encoding tRNA glutamyl-Q(34) synthetase GluQRS yields the protein MASIPPDSGKPVFRFAPSPNGRLHLGHALSALTNEALARQVGGHLLLRIEDIDLTRSRPEFVEGIVADLDWLGIAFEPDVRRQSQHFDDYAEALGVLQARGLVYPCFCSRQEIRAEVMEREAASGPPWPLDPDGAPLYPGRCKVLDPNEAAMRVAAGEPHVLRLDMSSAIALAGEELSYTVFDAAGSSQVAPARPGRWGDVVLARKDVPTSYHLAVVVDDGLQGVTHVVRGRDLEAATDIHVVLQRVLGLPTPLYHFHRLLLDDDGRKLAKSRRSESLAELRADGVGPAEIRRRLGFA
- a CDS encoding M23 family metallopeptidase, encoding MNAHPEFAQPLEPLSPESAALLVDLGIEPPIQPVDSRQQPLDRRGVSLRWLFACALVGSCGAALLGAAILVAMRGDTSYPEQPETVAVRSSSAAGEGGGARKADKLVADQPIMSARHTLRAPMSQKVGNREVIRVRPFVRLASDLSLTTGVYASNIPPFNPLRLFAEGGQPEERYAEPAQDMPDADVTIVKRDLGDIVIPAGKPQLSDTDVISQIEEERANLANSGRQRALPIPPQLMLSRTLTGGAVGGGDILAYAPATDTRFSGIEVRVVPENVTNAPKTPIPASREPLVEDKLVMAKRGENFEQVMRGTGATPEQIRTMITAFGGKVRTTALPDGQVLQVLYAPGPRPGDARQIMRVSLLSNGQPDGMIAMNDKGAFVAVDLPRQNLAIPRPQRQETEEEDENEGAGGARLYESLYETGARHDLPRPLIDELVRIFSYDLDFQQRVHGGDNLEVIFTEEDEGERAEILSASLTVNGETRRVFRYQAPDDGLIEYFDDEGKSLKKFLLRKPIADGELRSGFGMRYHPIMRYSKMHTGIDWANRIGTPILAAGNGVVTKAGWSSGYGKHTEIQHANGYVTTYSHQSNFASGIVPGAKVRQGQIIGYLGSTGLSTGPHLHYEVLVNGNFVNPMKIRVPRGRELQGPTLGEFKRQRDEIRGLIEKAGGAVAQLR